In one window of Bradysia coprophila strain Holo2 chromosome IV unlocalized genomic scaffold, BU_Bcop_v1 contig_106, whole genome shotgun sequence DNA:
- the LOC119070761 gene encoding intraflagellar transport protein 80 homolog translates to MKFKTFIKDKIHKGTVTCLGWSSNDEIYTVCDQHQVYKWSTKNYEPIEVAKLPDDFFPTDLHWFIARQLGISSGSDSLLITSSDGRFVILNKNARVERNITAHTGSITTGRWSPDGAGLLTAGEDGLLKVWSRSGMLRSTVIQNEEAIRCARWSPNSLSVAYCYAGFIAIKPLAANSKLIKWRAHEGLVLAICWSNDTHYIGSGGEDCRYKIWEPSGTVIYTSSPDDYAVTSIDFCPKGQLLAVGSFNTIKLCNFMGWAYSYEKQSSTSIGSLFSLNWSFDGTQIVAGSSSGSVLFGNVIEQELASQNLRAKTMSRKTIQLQDIVTKTADLIDFPERIINWNLGFGHLVVATTTQVHVYKEKYINTPLAVVDGRNDVRVIILGKKYFLIVDNVSIWIYTYTGRLHLNPKYSGMQVQLIQLNPKCVSLGMHYIGIRNFSDKTMIHMFDLMPGASRQSEATSIQHKTNLTEISVCRAGNQEDQYIVFIDEHRDLFCATVKRIQNQDDEIYKIGTQVQSCMWGSESNILVGLHDASYSIWYCPGEACSDPTQIALTTVTFDTSEFGKNITLYNFEKSIITFRCSGAIYSVQIDVYCDAVHRLLADGMWMQALKVCRKAKNKTLWVTLAAISLKYDQLEISEEAYCASLQVDKVEYLQHIKELPASSPEQLAEKCVMMGRLSEAETILTNNKKYTEAVELLLRLHNYDRALDIAEQHQAGLEHVLSERKRYVEALGRNEFSPKFLRFTSQ, encoded by the exons atgaaattcaaaacattCATTAAGGATAAGATTCATAAAGGCACGGTAACATGTTTAGGTTGGAGCAGCAACGACGAAATCTACACAGTGTG CGACCAACATCAAGTCTACAAATGGTCAACAAAAAACTATGAGCCCATCGAAGTGGCTAAACTGCCAGACGACTTTTTCCCAACAGATCTTCACTGGTTCATAGCTCGTCAATTAGGAATATCTTCGGGCAGCGATTCATTGCTGATTACGAGTAGTGATGGACGATTtgtaattttgaacaaaaatgctAGAGTAGAACGAAACATAACAGCACACACGGGTAGCATAACAACGGGTAGATGGAGTCCAGATGGTGCTGGTCTATTGACAGCAG GAGAAGATGGGTTGCTTAAAGTCTGGTCACGTTCTGGTATGCTGAGATCAACCGTTATACAGAATGAAGAAGCGATTCGATGCGCTCGCTGGTCACCAAACTCTTTATCGGTAGCATATTGTTATGCTGGGTTCATAGCCATAAAACCATTGGCAGCGAATAGTAAATTGATTAAG TGGCGTGCTCATGAAGGACTAGTACTTGCCATTTGTTGGTCCAACGACACACATTACATTGGCTCAGGGGGTGAAGACTGTCGCTATAAAATTTGGGAACCAAGTGGAACCGTAATCTACACCAGTTCTCCAGACGATTACGCTGTAACATCTATCGACTTTTGTCCCAAGGGTCAACTGTTggctgttggtagttttaatACCATCAAACTATGCAATTTTATGGGT TGGGCGTACAGTTACGAGAAGCAATCTTCCACATCGATTGGATCATTGTTTTCGTTGAACTGGTCGTTTGATGGCACTCAAATTGTGGCTGGATCATCGTCAGGTAGTGTTTTATTTGGCAATGTTATCGAACAGGAATTGGCGAGCCAAAATCTGCGAGCTAAAACGATGAGTCGTAAGACAATTCAACTGCAAGACATTGTTACGAAAACTGCCGATCTTATTGACTTTCCGGAGCGAATAATAAATTGGAATTTGGGTTTTGGTCATTTAGTTGTGGCTACAACTACTCAAGTCCACGTGTACAAAGAGAAATACATCAACACACCACTGGCTGTAGTTGATGGCAGAAATGATGTTCGTGTGATTATCTTGGGGAAAAA ATATTTCTTAATTGTCGACAATGTTTCCATTTGGATCTACACGTACACCGGTCGATTGCACTTGAATCCGAAATATTCGGGAATGCAAGTGCAACTGATTCAGTTGAATCCTAAATGTGTATCGCTCGGAATGCACTACATTGGAATCAGAAACTTTTCGGATAAAACCA tgATACACATGTTTGACCTGATGCCAGGTGCGAGCAGACAGAGTGAAGCAACGTCAATACAACATAAGACTAATTTGACCGAGATAAGTGTGTGTCGGGCAGGGAACCAGGAAGATCAATACATCGTTTTTATTGACGAACATCGCGACCTATTTTGCGCTACAGTTAAACGTATTCAGAACCAAGacgacgaaatttacaaaattg GAACACAAGTTCAATCATGCATGTGGGGAAGCGAATCAAACATCTTGGTCGGACTGCATGACGCCAGTTATAGTATTTGGTATTGTCCAGGCGAAGCCTGCAGTGATCCGACACAGATAGCTTTAACCACGGTGACTTTTGATACGTC TGAATTCGGTAAAAATATCACGTTGTACAACTTTGAGAAGTCGATCATCACGTTCCGGTGTTCCGGTGCAATTTATTCGGTGCAGATAGATGTTTATTGTGATGCCGTGCATCGACTGCTGGCGGATGGTATGTGGATGCAAGCGTTGAAAGTTTGTCGGAAGGCTAAg aacaaaACCTTATGGGTAACACTGGCAGCGATTTCGCTGAAATACGATCAACTCGAAATCAGCGAAGAAGCTTACTGTGCCTCACTTCAAGTGGACAAAGTGGAATATCTACAGCATATCAAA GAACTGCCAGCATCCAGTCCGGAGCAACTAGCCGAAAAATGTGTAATGATGGGACGACTAAGCGAAGCAGAAACCATTCTCACCAACAATAAAAAGTACACCGAAGCCGTAGAATTGCTGCTCCGGCTGCACAATTACGATCGAGCTTTAGACATAGCCGAGCAGCATCAAGCCGGATTAGAGCACGTCCTCAGTGAACGGAAGCGTTACGTTGAGGCACTCGGGAGAAATGAATTTAgtccgaaatttttgagatttaCCAGTCAATAG
- the LOC119070763 gene encoding microsomal glutathione S-transferase 3-like, translated as MAGLFCCLFGGSSLGSGDHTVAFALAKDYGYVILVAVISSFLLMWQAMQVGKARKQHKVKYPTMYAADNDAFNCYQRAHQNTLEGYSQFLLLLLFGGLDMPIFVAIGGLIWVAGKVSYSKGYYTGDPKNRMRGAYAYIGLLMLLVATVKLSLKLVLFS; from the exons ATGGCTggattattttgttgtctttttGGAGGATCGTCTCTCGGTTCAGGAGATCACACAGTGGCCTTTGCACTTGCGAAAGACTATGGATACGTAATTTTGGTGGCTGTTATCTCCAGTTTTCTGCTGATGTGGCAGGCTATGCAG gTCGGCAAAGCACGTAAACAACATAAGGTCAAATATCCAACCATGTACGCCGCTGATAATGACGCATTCAATTGCTACCAAAG AGCTCATCAAAACACATTGGAAGGATATTCACAGTTCCTACTCCTACTCTTGTTTGGTGGTCTTGATATGCCGATTTTCGTTGCCATTGGCGGTCTGATTTGGGTGGCTGGCAAAGTTTCATACTCGAAGGGATATTACACCGGTGATCCTAAGAACAG AATGCGAGGAGCATATGCGTACATTGGACTTTTGATGCTTCTGGTCGCAACAGTGAAACTCAgtttaaaattagttttattttcatag
- the LOC119070762 gene encoding reticulocalbin-2 translates to MKMPGWYRQSIGIIFVLLALGIIGSSSGATTHKHEHHGHKERTEDGSFSPRDSHHHGDSGEHNVEFDHEAILGSVREAEEFDNLSPEESKKRLAVLVTKMDLNSDKFVDRHELKAWILRSFRSLSEEEGSERFTDIDENEDSEITWKEYIKDTYGMEDENEPRDPFQSPHADEEDKLLADDRVMFDAADANRDGKLTIEEFIVFMSPEEHKHMLPIILQQTLRDKDRNSDGKIDFQEFVGESAENHDKEWLLTEKDKFDSDYDLDSDGVLNGNEILAWVVPSNEQVAEEEVDHLFASSDADHDDRLAYQEIIDNYDTFVGSEATDYGDHLQNIEHFRDEL, encoded by the exons ATGAAAATGCCGGGATGGTATAGACAGTCGATCGGGATAATATTCGTATTATTGGCATTGGGAATTATTGGCTCGTCGAGTGGTGCTACAACGCACAAACACGAACACCATGGTCACAAAGAGCGGACGGAAGATGGTAGTTTCAGTCCTAGAGATTCACATCATCACGGTGATAGTGGCGAGCATAATGTTGAATTTGATCACGAAGCgattttag GAAGCGTCAGGGAAGCAGAAGAGTTCGATAATTTATCACCGGAGGAGTCGAAGAAGCGCTTAGCGGTTTTAGTGACTAAAATGGACTTGAATA GCGATAAATTCGTTGATCGACATGAGCTGAAAGCTTGGATATTGCGATCGTTTCG ATCACTCAGCGAAGAGGAAGGAAGTGAACGATTCACCGATATCGACGAGAACGAAGACAGTGAGATCACGTGGAAAGAGTACATAAAAGACACCTACGGCATGGAAGACGAAAATGAGCCGCGCGATCCCTTCCAATCGCCACATGCCGACGAAGAGGATAAACTACTAGCCGATGATCGTGTTATGTTCGATGCAGCCGATGCGAACCGTGACGGCAAATTGACAATCGAAGAGTTTATCGTATTCATGAGCCCCGAAGAGCACAAACACATGCTGCCAATCATTTTGCAGCAAACTTTGCGGGACAAAGACCGAAATTCGGATGGCAAAATCGATTTCCAGGAGTTCGTCGGTGAATCGGCTGAGAATCACGACAAGGAATGGTTGCTAACGGAAAAGGATAAATTTGACAGTGACTACGATTTGGATTCGGATGGTGTGttgaatggaaatgaaatacTTGCGTGGGTCGTTCCGAGCAATGA acAAGTCGCTGAAGAAGAAGTCGATCATTTGTTTGCGTCCTCGGATGCTGACCACGATGACAGACTCGCGTACCAGGAAATTATTGACAATTACGACACGTTCGTTGGAAGCGAGGCAACGGACTACGGTGACCATTTGCAGAATATCGAACATTTCAGGGACGAActgtga